The genome window ATTACTTAATTCTCTTTAATGGCTGttgttgtttttctatttttgtattGTATGTATGAGAAATTTAGTTTGGAGTGAACTGCTGTCGTTGGAAAGTCTTGCTCTGTGATTGATAGTTTAGGTTACCAAGATCTGCAGTTGGGAAATTGGACTTTTGCTCCAATATGTTGGGAATTGTGGATGATTTTCGGTATAGTTTTTGGCTTTTCGTATCATTTCAATGTTTTGTTGTACTGCTAGTTATTCTGATACTATTAGTTGAAAGATCCTTTTACTCTTCCTGGAATCTCTCATTTCAGATAGTGAATTCGATTGCAATTGCATTAAGTGAGTTAGTTTTCAATGGAGATAAAGTTTGTGCGCTTGTGCAGGAAAGTGCGATCTTTTCTCTGGGGATTGGATTCCGAGTACTTCGGGTGCAGCTTACAATGAGAGCTGCCCCACAATTGAAAATCCTCAGAATTGCATAAGAAATGGGAGGCCTGATACAGGGTTTCTATACTGGAAGTGGAAGCCGCGATATTGTGAAATCCCAAAATTTGATCCAGGGAGATTTCTTGAAATGATGAGGAACAAAGCATGGGCGTTGATTGGTGATTCGATATCTCGTAACCATGTCCAGTCGTTGCTGTGCATGCTCTCCACGGTATGCatttgaattcatagctcacaTATAAATGTTGGCTTTGCACAAATGAACAGAATATTTAgtattaaaacataaaaaagaaaataatcctTCATATGCTTCGGTTGGATAGAGGCGTTGGAGTTGAGTTCCTTAGATACCTAATAACTAATTTTTTCATCGATGGATGAGAAGGTGTTTAAAAGAGGAAAGGTAAAAGTGCTTATGGGGCATCCTGCCTCCCGAGAAGGTTGAAGGGATAGAGAAGGAACCTTTCTTTTGAGGAATAGGTTGGAAATGCTCTACCACCCTGGCCAGAAACTAAGAAAGAGGTCGGTCAGAAAGGGCCCTTAGGTACTTGATATTTAGGATATCCTAATTGCTAAGGTCTCCATTTGTCCTAGAAACTTAACATGTTAGGATGTGGAGAATGTGTTTAATTCTCAGTCAGATACTTCCCTAGCTACCCTTCCTATTTTCGAGTAATACATTTTCATGGTTTGTCTGCCTCTTCTACTGAACTTGAATCAGTTATCATCTTTGAACTGTAAAGTCAGTTAGTTTATCATTGATCAAGATAAATAACTTTTGATGATAACAAACCTATTAGTTTCCAGTAATGTGATCCCCTTGAGAACTTTTTGGACTAATTCTAGAAAGTTTCAATAACTCGTGAATAACTTCTTTAAGCAATTTTGCTAGTGTTTGCTCTTGTCTGTTGTTCTTAGTTCACTAGAGCGTCCGTAATATTTTGGTTTTGCACCTTTCCCAGCTTACCCACTTTATAGCTGCACCAGTCATTACAACATGAAGCATAGAAGGAAATATTATCTAGAAAAGTTAATTGAGGTGGTATAAAGTTGTTTCCCCACCGTCTATCCATGTATGTACGCGCGCACCTGCACATACAAAGTTACCACTATAGCTGTAAAATGACAAGTGTAGATTTGTTTCTTACTTTTGTCtctggaattttggtccatagTTCATCTGTTTACAGCATGCCATCTTTAATGTTTGAGATTCTGGGTTGATGGAATAAATGGTTGATTATTAGATTGTTTAAGCCTAGAACTTAACTTCTTTGAAGAGgttgtttaaaatttgattgaaaCATTGTCCTTCAGGTTGAACGAGCCGTTCAAGTGTACCATGACAAGGATTACAGGTCCAGAAGATGGCACTTCCCCTCTTACAATTTTAGCGTCTCAGTTATTTGGTCCCCATTCCTTGTCCAAGCTGCTATTTTTGAAGACTCTGATGGTGTGGCATCATCTGAAGTTGAACTGCATCTTGACAAGCTTGATAAGAAGTGGGTGGATCAGTACCACGGTTGGGACTACATGATAATTTCAACAGGGAAATGGTTTCTCAAAAGTGCTATCTACTACGAGGGCAATGAAGTTCTGGGATGCCATTACTGTCCTAAAAGGAATCTGACAGAGTTGGGGTTTGATTTCTCTTATCGCAAAGCCCTGAGATTTGTGATGAACTTTATAGTAAAGTCAGATTACAAGGGCACAATATTTTTCAGAACGTCCACACCTGATCATTTTGAGGGCGGGGAGTGGAATACTGGGGGAAACTGCAAGAAAACGGCCCCAGCTAAAGAAGGTGAGGTTGAAGTGAAGGAGGTAAATAAGATTCTGCGTGGCATTGAACTAGAAGAATTTCCGAAGGCAGCTGCTGAAGCTTCTAAACATGGGGTGAATCTCAAACTCCTTGACCTTTTCCAACTTTCTTTGTTGAGACCTGATGGACATCCAGGTCCATATAGGCAGTATCATCCATTTGAACAAGGCAGAAACGCGAAGGTTCAGACTGATTGTTTGCATTGGTGCTTACCGGGACCTATAGAATCTTGGAATGATATATTAATGGAGATGATAGTAAATGGATAAGAAACATCAGCCTACTTCGCTGCCGGAATTCTTATTTTTTCCCCTTCTAGATCATGAGAGAGCATATAATGGATCCTGGTAAAGCTTCTTGCAGAAGTTTCTGATGAATCGTAAATTCCTTCTCTGCCTTGTCTGTACGACAAATTTTCGTTCTTCTCCGGATGAACCGGTTCATCTTTGCCAAGACTGAATCTTTACCGGCGTCTACTGGCCTGTGATTTAGATCCTCATCTGTAGTTACAAAGAAAAGAACACTGCAAAATGATCATGATGTTGTATTAACCGCACTCTCAACAAGAATTCGACTCTCGCGGCATCGCGCTCCCATCCATCGAGCAGAACTGCCTGCAACCTTGCTATAAACTTATAACTTTGTAATCTTGATTCAAaatctgttttttatttttttcccgaatttcatttaatttgttatttccccccaaaaaaaatcatgttactTTATGTGCTGTTTAAGTGTGAAAAacgaaacaattttttttttatgcaaagCCTGCATAATATCCAAATTGATTTGTTCCCATCCAAATACGTTCCTCATCGGGAACAATTACAAACATTGTTCAATAAGTAAGACCATCTCCTGTGGGGATGTCAAATTTTACGTGAATTTGATGGTAGGAAGAAGGCTCAATCTATATGCTAATTCTATGTGAATTGACATATGAATTTTTTGCGGTCAAATTTGACATGTGAAAACGGGCATTAAGGATTGGAGGAAGAGAAAAACtaaatattgaaattttattttggttgatttctttttaaaaatgaGTCctacatataattttttttttgtccaagaGATAAATAATGAGTCCTACATATttcatttataacaaaaaaaacatatggGTTGGAGAAAGAGAAAATCTAATATTGTCATGTCAGTCATCAAATTAATATTTGTGCAGTATTATATGCCCTAATCTAAATTCATTTGTATGTGACATTAAGGTGTAATGTTTTTTGTGAGATACTTGCATATTATATTAGTGGATTGTGAATTTGACACTGCTGCTTACATTAAAGCATAATCTTTTAAGATTGACATGttgtttaaataattttattctaaaactaaaactaatacattgaagtataatattttatatttgatACTTGCACATTATTAATAGATAGTGAATTTGACACCGCATGGTACACAAATTCTTCTAACCAATAATTCGAATTGACATTTTGTTGTCCAAAGAATTTTACTGTGAAACTAAAACTAATATAATCACGAACGCATATGGTAGACTTATCCAAAAAATTCATTTGAAAACCTTATTGAAGAAGTAAATTTGAACAAAAACTatccaaaattgaaaagtaatatcCATCTAtggtaaagaaaacaaattgtaaTCTCTATATATGGTAAGGGCTTGTACCCATCTTCTACAAACGGTCAAGGCTTATTACCGGACGTCAAACAACAATTCAATCTCGAAAgttaatttgaatttgaaaaaacTTACCGTTGGGTCGCCCCCTCCTTATATACAACCCCTCCCTCCCCCCAAACAACCACtcaatttcaaattcaaaatcctccgacctcctctctctctctctctgccatgGCTGACACTGCAATCGCCGAAATGCCCAACAGGAAGCCAAGGGCCAGCCGAAGGGCACTCAAGGACAAAAACCCATCTGGAAATTCAGCCAATATCCTCGCAGGAAAGGTCTCGGACGCCACTCCGAGCCCGATCCAAACACCATCGGACTCCAACCCAGCGAAGGAGAACCACGAGAGTCTCTCTCAGACTCGCACCTCCCCCAAGAAGTCGGCCAAAGCTGCGGCTTCTAAGAAACAGGCCAAGCAGAAGAAGACCCAACCGTCGTCATTCGAGAAAGAACTCGAAGAAATGCAAGAGAAGCTGCAAGCGATGAAGCTTGAGAAGGAGAAAACCGAGGAGCTCCTGAAGGAGAAGGATGAGATCTTGAAGACCAAGGAGGAAGATCTCGCAATGAAGGGCCGAGAGCAAGACAAGCTTCAGATGGAGTTAAAGAAGCTGCAGAAGATCAAGGAGTTCAAACCCACCATGGTTTGTTTTCTTGATtccctttattttcttcatttgcGTCCTTATTTCTGCATGCGTTGTATTATCCTCTGTTTGGATGCTGAGAAAATATATTATGGATCTGAAGTTTGGTTGGGTGATTCTTAATTTTGGATTCTTAGATTTGTTTGGTTACTtgttaattgtaaaaaaaaaggaaaaaaaaaaatccctaagGGTTCTTGATTTATATGTTCTTAGGGTTTCTGTTCTCGATCCCCTTTCCTGGAATTTGTTTTGTTGCATTGGCTTGATGATTAGGGTTCACATGAAATTTGGTTGATGATTTGGGATTTTTATGCTTTTTGGTTACTGGTAAATTGCCCAAAAACGTGTTTAGGGTTCGTAATTTGTAATTTCTTGGGTGTTTGATCGAAGCGGTTCGATGATCTTGAAATGGGGTTGACATAATGGTTACTTATTTTTCATCAGGCATTCCCAATTGCTCAACCAGTGCAagacaagaaaaagaagggTTGCCCTGAGAAGAAAAGGCCAGCTCCTGCTTACATCTTATGGTGCAAAGATCAATGGGCTGAGGTAAGTTATAGATTAGAACACTACGATTGTTCGCAGATGTATGTGAGAAACAATTTCTGACTCTGCTTTTGTGGTTTTGATACAGATCAAGAAGGAGAACCCTGAAGCAGATTTTAAGGAAGTCTCAAACATTTTGGGGGCCAAGTGGAAGAACGTCAGTGCTGAAGAGAAGAAGCCTTACGAAGAGAGGTACCAGGCCGAGAAGGAAGCTTACCTGAAAGTGACTACAAAAGAGAAGCGCGAGGTGGAAGCAATGCATCTCTTGGAGGAGGAGAACAAGCAGAAGACAGCTATGGAGTTGCTTGAACAATACCTACAGTTCAAGCAAGAAGCCGAAATGGAGAACAAGAaaaccaaga of Malus sylvestris chromosome 6, drMalSylv7.2, whole genome shotgun sequence contains these proteins:
- the LOC126627444 gene encoding high mobility group B protein 6-like, whose product is MADTAIAEMPNRKPRASRRALKDKNPSGNSANILAGKVSDATPSPIQTPSDSNPAKENHESLSQTRTSPKKSAKAAASKKQAKQKKTQPSSFEKELEEMQEKLQAMKLEKEKTEELLKEKDEILKTKEEDLAMKGREQDKLQMELKKLQKIKEFKPTMAFPIAQPVQDKKKKGCPEKKRPAPAYILWCKDQWAEIKKENPEADFKEVSNILGAKWKNVSAEEKKPYEERYQAEKEAYLKVTTKEKREVEAMHLLEEENKQKTAMELLEQYLQFKQEAEMENKKTKKEKDPLKPKHPMSAFFLFTNDRRPALAAENKTVTEVAKITGEEWKNMTEVQKLPYEEMARKNKEKYMQEMEVYKQNKEEEASNLKKEEEELMKLQKHEALQLLKKKEKTENIIKKTKEEQKKKKKEDMKNVDPNKPKKPASSYLLFSKEARKALLEERPGTNSTTITAMISLKWREMKEEEKKGWNEKAAEAMQAYKKEVEEYNKSAAAASTSVN
- the LOC126627153 gene encoding protein trichome birefringence-like 23 translates to MKLNWMHWFYHKHKHLVVKFGVAILLMGLAFRLFLSTSNEFSPKTEAPFPGETEDLEQPISVEFPQNEDQDEMPFPGKETHFPENTVDSEQPISRLVPGDGDQDQIPPPNGKCDLFSGDWIPSTSGAAYNESCPTIENPQNCIRNGRPDTGFLYWKWKPRYCEIPKFDPGRFLEMMRNKAWALIGDSISRNHVQSLLCMLSTVERAVQVYHDKDYRSRRWHFPSYNFSVSVIWSPFLVQAAIFEDSDGVASSEVELHLDKLDKKWVDQYHGWDYMIISTGKWFLKSAIYYEGNEVLGCHYCPKRNLTELGFDFSYRKALRFVMNFIVKSDYKGTIFFRTSTPDHFEGGEWNTGGNCKKTAPAKEGEVEVKEVNKILRGIELEEFPKAAAEASKHGVNLKLLDLFQLSLLRPDGHPGPYRQYHPFEQGRNAKVQTDCLHWCLPGPIESWNDILMEMIVNG